The following proteins are encoded in a genomic region of Chloroflexota bacterium:
- a CDS encoding inorganic phosphate transporter, producing MPTEVALLLSVVVVSLIFDFLNGFHDSANTVATLIASRAMAPRAALSMAALAHLIGPLLFGTAVAKTVGSEVVDPNSITVTVILAALLSAIIWNILTWYFGIPSSSSHALIGGIVGAVLVFSGPQVINWGALGIAFDFFINLQFGKAIAALIFGPIEGMWKVILALFLSPIFGLVLGALLMRFMLWAARGSSPSVNTTFKRGQIPTSAALALAHGTNDAQKTMGIITMALVTLGFQEEFHVPMWVMLASATAISIGTASGGWRIIHTLGGKIFRVRPIHALNSQIASAGIIFGASALGGPVSTTQVVSSSIVGVGAADRMSKVRWRVTRDIALAWLVTIPATIVLAGLIYLPLSAWIGP from the coding sequence ATGCCGACCGAAGTTGCCTTGCTGCTTAGTGTCGTTGTCGTTTCCCTGATTTTCGATTTTCTCAATGGGTTTCACGACAGCGCCAACACAGTTGCGACCCTCATCGCATCGCGTGCGATGGCGCCTCGAGCTGCCCTGTCGATGGCGGCCCTCGCGCACCTGATTGGACCACTGCTCTTTGGCACCGCGGTCGCCAAGACTGTCGGCAGCGAGGTGGTAGATCCCAACTCCATCACAGTTACCGTTATCCTGGCTGCCCTGCTTAGCGCCATCATCTGGAACATCCTCACCTGGTACTTTGGTATCCCTTCCAGTTCCAGCCACGCCCTGATAGGAGGGATCGTTGGTGCTGTGCTGGTATTTTCGGGGCCGCAGGTCATCAACTGGGGAGCACTGGGCATCGCCTTCGACTTTTTCATCAACCTGCAATTCGGAAAGGCCATTGCGGCCTTGATTTTTGGACCGATCGAAGGCATGTGGAAGGTTATTCTCGCGCTGTTCCTTTCGCCTATCTTCGGCCTGGTATTGGGCGCACTGCTCATGCGATTCATGCTCTGGGCAGCCAGGGGCTCCTCACCAAGTGTCAACACCACATTCAAGCGTGGCCAGATTCCGACCTCGGCGGCACTGGCACTGGCCCATGGCACCAACGATGCCCAAAAGACGATGGGCATCATCACGATGGCCCTGGTAACCCTGGGGTTTCAGGAGGAATTCCATGTGCCGATGTGGGTAATGCTGGCCAGCGCCACGGCAATTTCTATTGGCACGGCATCGGGGGGTTGGCGGATCATCCACACGCTGGGCGGAAAGATCTTCCGCGTTCGCCCGATCCACGCATTAAATTCACAGATCGCATCAGCTGGCATCATCTTTGGCGCTTCAGCATTAGGTGGACCTGTTAGCACCACCCAGGTGGTGAGTTCCTCCATCGTGGGGGTGGGAGCTGCCGACAGAATGTCGAAGGTTCGCTGGAGAGTCACCAGGGATATTGCGCTGGCCTGGCTGGTGACCATCCCTGCTACCATCGTGCTCGCGGGATTGA